In Actinoplanes lobatus, the DNA window CGCCGGCGCCGCCGTCACCCAACGGTGGCCCGCAGCTGACCCGTCGTGTGCCGGGCGCCACCCTGCCGCTCGACGAGATGCGCCAACCGATCACCCCGCCGGCCCCGGCCACGCTCGACCCCGAGGCCGCCCGAGCCCTGATGGATCAGTTCGAGTACGGGGTCGCACTCGCACTGAATGAAAGTCAGCCACAACACGAGGGACAACCGCGATGACTTCCCCCTACTCCACCGCGCAAAGTCAGCTCAGCGCCGAAGCCAAGACCTTCAACTGGCTGCTGGACTCGTTCACCTCCGGCACCGCGGGCGTGATCGAGGCCATCGCGGTCTCCTCGGACGGCCTCCTGATGGCCATGTCCGCGATCAAGGACCGGCCCAACGCCGAGCGCCTCGCGGCCGTGGTCTCCGGGCTCACCAGCCTCGCCGGTGGTGCGGCGAGCTGGTACCGGCTGGGCGCCCTGAACCGGGTCATCATCGACATGGCCGACGGGTACCTGCTGGTGACCGCGATCAGCGCCGGCTCGGTGCTGGGCGTCATCGCCGACCGGTCCGCGAACCTCGGCACCCTGGCGTACGAGATGACGCTCTTCGCGACCCGTGCCGGTGGCGCCCTGAGCCCGCGTCTCATCGCCGAGTTGAAGAACGCAGTCCAGCAGTGACCTACCCGGATTCCGACGACCCGGTACCTCCGGCGCGGCCCGGAGTCCGGCCCTTCCTGCAATCCGGTTCTCAGCACTCGACCGGCGGCTACACCCCCACCGGGGAGCACCCGCCGGTCGAGGCCTCGACCAATACGCTGCGCCCGTTCGTCATCACGGCCGGGCGGACCGATGGAGGCGATCCCGACATCGGTATGGAGACGCAGGTGACGCTGGTGCCGGGTGCGCCGGCGTCCCGGCTCTCTCCGGAAACCAGGGCGATCGTGGCTCTCTGCGAGGAGAGCCCGATCTCGGTAGCCGAGATCTCCGCGCGCCTCCACCTGCACCTGGGCGTGACCCGAATCCTGGTCGGCGACCTGCGTGCCACCGGCCAGCTCGACGTCCACGTGCTGGACAACGACACACCTGACCCCGAGACCATCATGCGAGTGATCCGTGGACTTCGATCCATCAGCTAACCGCGTCGTCGGTACCGCGCGCATACCCGGCGCGCCGGAGCCCAAGAAGGCGCCGGTTCCGGTCAAGATCATCGTGGCCGGCGGCTTCGGGGTCGGCAAGACGACCACCGTCGGCGCCATCTCCGAGATCTCGCCGCTCACCACCGAGGCCGAGATGACCTCGGAGTCCGTCGGCATCGACGACCCCGGTCAGGCGACCATGAAGACCGGTACCACGGTCGCGATGGACTTCGGCGTCCTCACCATCGACCAGACGCTCAAGCTCTACATCTTCGGCACGCCCGGCCAGACCCGGTTCGCGTTCATGTGGGACGACCTGGTCCGGGGTGCCCTTGGCGCACTGGTTGTGGTAGATACCAACCGAATAGACGACTGTTATCCGGCAGTCGACTACTTCGAGCGCCAGGGCCTCCCGTTCGTTGTCGGCATCAACACCTTCAACGGGCAGATGTCGTACAGCATCGACGAGGTTCGGTGGGCCCTCGCGGTGCGCGAGGACGTGCCGGTCATATCCTTTGACGCACGGTTCCGCGCATCCGTGCGGGATGCCCTTCTCGTTGTGCTGGACCAGGCACTCGACAAGGCGATCCGGATGAAGTCATAGGGTTGTGACCGGTTGCCCGGTCACGGATTCCGCAGCGATCCCAGAACGGGACGGTTCCCAAACCGGCCGGTCGAGGAGCAGAGTGGGAACCGGGCGACCGCGCAGCGAAAGAGGACGGTGAAGTGCGAGGCGGACTGGACGACGCGCTCGACAAGCTCGCCCGGCGGGATGAGCTGAGGCGCCGCGCCGCCGGCGAGGCCAACGGCACCCCGCCGGCGGTGACCGAGCTGGTCGAGGCGATCGCGGCCGTGGTGGCCCGGAATCCCCAGTTGGGCGTCACGGTCGGCGTCGAGGGCGCGGGCGACCCGGTGCTGCTCCATTTCTCGTTCGCCGACGGCACGGTCCAGGTGAACGCCGACAATCGGGTCACGGCCCGGGCCACCGACGCCGCTCCGCGGCACGTCGATTTCGAGATCGACGTCGAGGAGCCGGCCGAGGAGCCGCCGCCCGTCCCCCGGGCCAGCCGCGACGACCAGGACCGCTTCGGCCCCACCGACTTCGAGTACCCGGAGCCCGCCTACCAGGAGGCGGGCGCCTACGGCGAGCACGCGGCCTACGACGAGCCGACCACGGCTGAGCAGCCCTTCGTGTTCAACCGCCACGAGCAGGCTTTCAGCCACGATCCGGCCGGCTACGCCGACCAGGGCAACACCACGCCGCATCCGTTCGCGCCGACGCCGCCTCCGCATGTGCCGTCCCAGGCGACCCCGCATTCGTACGTTCCCGCGCCGCCCGCACACGCATACCCGGAACCATCGCACCCCGAGCCACAGCCGGGGTTCCCGGAGCCGCTGCCCGAGCCGATCCCGCTACAGGTGGAGCGTCCCGAGGAGACGGAGCTGGCGGCCCGCCGTCTGGCCGCGATGCTGCGCGACAACCCGTCCCTCCTGGACTGACCGCGGCATTTCCACTACTCGCGGTAGTCAACGTCACGCGAGCCAGAACATCACTCTCCGAAGTCACTTGATCACTCTTCACGTTTGCCGGAAAACACCCGGTTTTCGCTGATCAGTGCGGTCTGAGATGTCTGGCTTCGCCCGTTTAGCCGATCTTCCCCTCCGTTCCGCTCACCACCCTTGAGTCACGCTCGGTAGCGACATAGTGTCCTACTGCCTCGGCTGACGACACCGACAGTGATCATTGCGGAGGAGATCCCCGCCTGAGATCCCCTCGAGAAGAGGCTCCCCATGTCTCGTCGTGAAGCCCACCTGGTCGGCGGCACCCACCCCGAGGCCGTCAGGCTCGCCCCGGTCGCCCTCGCCATGCGTGCGGCCGGTCTGCTCGAGCCCGTCCTGCTGGCCGCCGGTGAGCACGCCACGACGGTCACCGGGGCGCTCGCCGCGTTCGGTCTCGAGCCGGACATCACGCTCCAGGCCGAACCGTCCGCCGGCGGCCGTGCCGAGGCGCTCACCGCGATGGTCCGCGAACTGGACGAGCTGTGGTCGGTACGCACCCCGGCCGCCGTGCTCGTGCAGGGCGACACCACCACCAGCATGGCCGGTGCGCTGGCCGCGTTCTGGCGCCGCATCCCGGTCGTCCACCTGGGGTCCGGCCTGCGCTCGGGTGACCTGGAGTCGCCGTTCCCGGAGGAGGGCGACCGCCGCCTGGTCGCCCAGGTCTCCGCCCTGCACCTGGCGCCCACCCCGCTGGCCGCCATGAACCTGCTGGACGAGCGGATCCCGGCCCGCGACGTGCTGATCACCGGCGACACCGTGGTGGACGCGACGCTCGCGTTGGCCGGCCGGAAGCAGCCGTTCGAGAACCCGGACGTCGCCGCGGCCCGGGCCACCGGCACCAACCGCCTGATCCTGGTGACCGCGCGCTGCCACGACCGGATCCTCGCCGCGGTCCGCGAACTGATCGGCCGCTACCCGGACATCGACGTGATCCTGCCGGGCCACCCGGACCCGGCGGTCCGGTCCCAGGTGGACACCGTGCTGGCCGGGGTGGATCGGGTGACGGTCACCGGCCCGCTGTCCTACCCGGACCTGTCCCGGCTGCTGTCCGAGGCCTACCTGCTGCTCACCGACTCGGGCGGCCCCCTGGAGGAGGCCCCGTCGTTCGGGGTGCCGGCCCTGGTGCTGCGCGACGGCACCGAGCGGGTCGAGTCGCCGCACACCGACTGCGCCAAACCGGTCGGCCCGGACACCGCGCTGATCGTGTCGGAGGCGTCCACGCTGCTGGACAGCCGGTTCCGCCGTGACGCCATGACGGCCGGCGGGAACCCGTACGGTGACGGTCTGGCCGCCCGGCGCACCGCGCAGGCCACCGCCGCCCTCCTGGGTCTCGCACCCGTCCCCGAGGCCATGCCCGTCACCCCGCACATCCCCGACGCGATCCTGAACGGCTGAGGCACATGGACGTAGTGGATTTCTGGATCCGTTCGTGGACCAGTGACGACCTGCCCGGGGCGCGGAAGCTGCTCGCCCCGGACGTCGAGGCGGAGTGGAATCTCGACGCCCCGGTCGACGACGAGGAGATGCTCCAGGTCCTGCACCGGATCGCCGCCTTCGCGGACGGCGTCTCGGTGGTCGCCCGGACCGACGCGGTGGACGGGTCCGCGCTGATCTACGACCTGACGGCGCCGTTCGGCACGGCCCGCCTGGTCGAGTTCCTCGGCGTGGACGGTCAGAGCATCAACGAGGTCCGGCACGTGTACGACGTGACCGCGATCGATCGATTCTTCCCCGGCCTGTACGCCAATTAGGCCGTTTTCTGACCTGAACCGTGGGTAGCGTGCGGTCCATGGCATACGACTTCCAGATCGTCGTGGACTGCGCCGAACCCCACACGCTCGCCGACTGGTGGGCCGAGACCCTGGGCTGGAACGTGGAACCCCAGGACGAGGCGTTCATCAAGGAGATGGTCGCCAAGGGCTTCGCCACCGACGAGGAGACCACCCACCACCGCGGGAGGCTGGTGTGGCGGACCGGTGCGGCGATCCGCCACCCGGAGACCGACCAGCGGGTCCTCTTCCAGTTCGACGCCGCCGCCAAGAGCGTGAAGAACCGGGTGCACCTCGACGTCTTCGTCGGCGCCGACCAGCGGGACGCGGTCCGCGACCGGCTGGTCGAGCGCGGCGCCACCTTCCTCTGGGCCGGCCGTCAGGGCCCGCACTCGTGGCTGACGATGGCCGACCCGGAGTCCAACGAGTTCTGCGTCACCTGACCGGCAGGGTGCGGCCCAGCAGGGCGAAGAGCGCCTCCCAGTGCCGCTGCTCGCCCTCCTCGTGGTGCATCGAGGTGTCCGACATGGTGAAGCCGTGCGGCGCGCCCTCGTACAGCTCCGAGGTGTAGGTGACGCCCGCCGCGTCGAAGGCGGCCTCCAGCGTCTTGATCTGCTCGGGCGTCATCGAGCCGTCGTTGTCGGCGTGCGCGATGTAGACCTCGGCGGTGATCGCGGCGACACCCGTGTGCGGGCTGTCCGGCGCGCCGGTCACCATCCCGCCCGCGTGGAAGCTGCCCAGCGCCGCGATCCGGTCCGGCAGCGCCGCCGTCACGATCAACCCGTTGCGGCCGCCCATGCAGTAGCCGACCAGCCCGGCCGGACCGTCCGCCACCTTCTCCTGCCCGGCGAGGAAGTCCAGGTAGGCGGTGGCGTCGGCGGTGATCCGCTCCGGTGTGAGGGCCCGGATCATCGGCATCAGGCGGCCGAACGCGGCGCCCCGCTTCGCGCCGTCGGTCAGTTCCTCCGGGGCGACCAGGGGGCCGCTCGCGTCGCGGTAGAAGAGGTTCGGGACGAGAACCGCGTACCCCCGGGCGGCGATCCGCCGCGCCATCTCCATGAGCCGCGGGCGCAGACCGAAGGCATCCATGAAAATCAGGACCGCGGGGTACGGGCCGGCGCCGTCCGGAGTCACGAAATACGCCTCGGCGACGCCGTCAGCAGCCGGGACAACGATCTCACTGGGTGACATAGCGGCACCGTAACATCGGATCTCCGTGATTCACGCCGCACGCCGTATCCTGTGGCCCATGGCCACCCGGCTGCGTGCGGACGCCCGCCGTAACCGTGCAGCCCTGCTCGCCGCGGCGCGCGAGGTCTTCGCCGAGCAGGGCCTAGACGCGTCGCTCGACGAGATCGCCCGGCGGGCCGGCGTCGGCAACGCCACCCTCTACCGGCGCTTCCCGAGCCGCCGCCATCTGATCGCCGAGGTCTTCGCGAGCCACATGACCGCCGCGGTCCATCTGGCCGAGCAGGCGCTCGAGCATCCGGACCCGTGGGCGGCGTTCGTCGGCTACCTGACCCGGGTCTGCGAGTTGCAGGCCACCGACCGAGGGCTCGCCGAGTTGCTGGTCACCACGGCCTTCGACGACGACGAGCGGCTGGCCGCGCTGCGGGTCGCCGCCCAGCGGCGGGCCGTCGACGTGCTGACCCGGGCCCAGCGGGCGGGCCGGCTGCGGTCCGACTTCACCCGGGACGACCTGGGCCTGCTGATGATGGCGAACGCCGGGGTGGCACAGCACTCGGCTGATCCGCACGCCTGGCGGCGGCAACTCACCCTCGTCATCGGCGGCCTCGGCACACGGCCGGCCTGAGGGGCCCTATCGCTGGGCGGCGAATCCCCGGCCCGCGTCGGCCAGCGCCTCACCGGCCAGCGCCCAGAACGACGTCGCCGTGGGATCCTCCAGCCACACGTTCAGCGAGATGCGCAGGGCGGCCAGGAAGGTGGCGGCGAGCAGCGTCGCCCGTACCCCTGAAGGGTCTGGGTCCTTGATCCGGACCGCGACCTCGGCGGCCAGCTCGCGCTCCAGCTCGGCGAAGATCCGCACCTGGGCGGCCGCCAGCGACGGGTGCCGGCGGACCAGACGGCTCCGGGAGATCCACTCGGGATCGGGATCGCCCCGGTCGCCGTAGAACTCGCCGGCGGCCGCGGTCAGCGCGGCCCACGGCGGCTCGTCCACCGGACGTGCCCGGACCAGCCCGGCCAGCTTCCGCATGCGGCGCAGATCGCCGTAGAAGAGCGCCTCCTCCTTGTTGGCGAAGTAGTTGGAGAAGGTCCGCCGGGAGACACCCGCCTCGTCGGCGATCGCCTCGACCGTGATCCGCTCCGGCCCGTGCTCCAGCGCCAGCCGCAGGGCCGCCTGGTAGAGGGCCTGCCGGGTGGCCTCTTTCTTGCGCTCCCGCAGGCCCGCCTCACTCATGACCTGAGCGTACCGGCGTGTGATTCAGTTCCCAACGCGCAAACTTGCACACCGGGCAACCTTGAGCCGACAGTTGTCTGTACAAGCTTTCCGAGGAGAGGCCGGCCGCCTGATGAGCGCACCCACCCTGGACCAGGTGGAGCAGCAGAGCCCGATGACGCACCGCGAGATCATGGAAGCCCTGTCCGGCCTCCTTCTCGTGCTCTTCGTCGCGATGGCCAGCTCCACCATCGTCTCCACCGCCCTACCGAAGATCATCGGTGACCTGAACGGCAGCCAGACCCAGTACACCTGGGTGGTCACCGCGACCCTGCTGACCGCCACGGCGACCACCCCGATCTGGGGCAAACTCTCCGACCTCTACAGCAAGAAGCTGCTGGTCCAGCTCTCCATCGTGCTGTTCGTGCTCGGCTCGCTCGCGGCCGGCTTCACCCAGACCACCGAGCAGCTGATCGCCGCCCGGGCCTTCCAGGGCCTCGGCATGGGCGGTGTGCAGGCGCTGGTGCAGGTCGCCATCGCCGCGATGATCCCGCCGCGGGAACGTGGCCGCTACAACGGGTACCTGGGCGGCGTCCTGGCCCTCGCCACCGTCGCCGGCCCGCTGCTGGGCGGCGTGATCGTGGACACCGAAGCGCTCGGCTGGCGCTGGTGCTTCTTCATCGGCGCGCCGTTCGCCGTGATCGCCCTGCTGGTCCTCCAGAAGACCCTGCACCTGCCGGTCATCCGCCGGGAGAACGTGAAGGTCGACTACCTGGGCGCCACCCTGATCGCCGCCGGCGTCAGCACCATCCTGATCTGGGTCTCATTCGTGGACGACTCGTTCGGCTGGGTCTCCTGGCAGACCTTCGCCATGGTCGGCGGCGGCCTGGCCCTGCTCGGCATCGCCACCTGGGTCGAGTCGCGCGTCGCCGAGCCGGTGGTGCCGCTGTCGATCGTCCGCCAGCGCACCACGGCCCTCGCCATCCTCGGCAGCCTGGCGGTCGGCATGGCGATGTTCGGCGGCTCCGTCTTCCTCGGCCAGTACTTCCAGATCGGCCGCGGCTACAGCCCGACCGAGGCCGGCCTGCTGATGATCCCGATGATGTTCGGCATCATGCTCTCCTCGACCATCGCCGGAAAGGCCATGACCAAGAGCGGCAAAATCAAGCCGTACGTGGTGGCCGGCACGATCATCCTGGTCATCGGGTTCGCCGGGCTCTCCGTGCTCGACCACGAGACCCCGCTCTGGTACATCGGCTCCGCCATGGCCCTGGTCGGCATCGGCGTCGGCATGTCCATGCAGAACCTGGTCCTGGCCGTGCAGAACACCGTCTCGCTCAAGGACATCGGGGCGGCCAGCTCGACCGTCGCGTTCTTCCGGTCACTGGGCGGCACGATCGGCGTCTCGGTCCTCGGCGCGGTCCTCGCCCGGCGGGTCACCGACTCGATCACCGAGCAGCTCACCGCGATGGGCGTACCGGCGGGCGGCAGTTCGGGCACCAGCTCGCTCAACCTGAGCAGCCTGCCGGAGTCGATCCAGCACGTGGTCCGGGCCGCGTACGGGGACGCCACCGGGCACATCTTCCTGATCTCCATGGGCGTCGCGGTGATCGGCGTGGTGGCCGCGGTCGCCATGAAGCCGGCCAAGCTGCGCTCGACGGTCGATGTCTCCGCCCCCGCGAAGGTTCCCGCCTCCACGAAGTAGGGCAGATCACTCCGCACTCCTTGGAATGATCCGCTCACGCAGCGCTAATCTCGGGTTTCCTCAGTCGTAACGTTCCCCGGCCGATGGTTCACGTCGGCAGAACAGAGGAGGAGGCTCGGATGGTGCGGTCGGTCGACGCCGAGGTGCTCTCGGCCGCTCTGCTCACCATCGAGGACGAGCGTTCCTGGGACGCGCAGGCCGAGTTGACCCGGGCGATCTCCATCGAGGAGGCCGCCCGGGTCCTCGGCGATCCACTCCTGATCGCCCGGGCCCGGCTCTGCCAGGCCAACATGCGGATGCGCTCGGGCGACGTCGCCGGGGCCGCCGAACAGATCTGGCAGGTCCACGAGTGGGCGGTCGGCAACGACGCCCGTCTCCTGCTCGCCCGCACCCATCTGATCTGGGCCTGCATCCACCAGTACCTCGGCGACTCCGAGCAGGCCCTGGAGCACGCGCTGCTCTCGGTCGAGCTGCTCGACGACGAGTCCACCACCCACATGCACATCTGGCACCGCACCAAACTCGCCGACGCGCTGTGGGCGGCCGGCTCGATGGACGCCGCCCGGCTCCGCTACGCGCAGGCCGAGGAGCTCGCCGTCCTCAGCGGGTCACCGGCCCTGCTCTGCCTGCTCAACAACCACGCCTACGCGGAGTACGACACCGGCCACCAGCAGCGCGCCGAAGAGGTCGCGAAACGCCTCCAGCGGCTGGCCGACGAACGCGGCATCCCCCTCGAACCGGCCTTCCTCGACACGGTCGGGGCCATCCAGATCGGCAACGGGCGGTTCGCCGAGGCCGAGGCCACCATGCGGCTGTGCATCGAGCGGCATGCCGAGGGCCGCCACGAGGACGCCGACGCCCTCCCGGAGTACCTGTTGACCCTCGCCCAGGCGCAGCGCGGCCTCAGGGCGTATTCACGGGCCCAGGAGAGCCTCGACGAGTGCCGGGCCCTGTGCACCGAACGCGACCTCGTCGACGTCCTCGCCCGGGCGCACCAGGAGCAGGCCGAGCTGCACGCCGCCCGGGGCGAGTTCGCCGAGGCGTTCGCGGTGCACAAGACGTTCTTCACGGCGTACCAGAATCTGCACTCGCTCCAGCGGGAAGCGCGTACCCGTACCCGGCAGGCGATGTTCGAGACGGTCGAGGCCCGGCAGGAGGCCGAGCGGTTCCGCGAGCAGGCCCGCCGCGACCCGCTCACCGGGCTGCACA includes these proteins:
- a CDS encoding roadblock/LC7 domain-containing protein; translated protein: MTSPYSTAQSQLSAEAKTFNWLLDSFTSGTAGVIEAIAVSSDGLLMAMSAIKDRPNAERLAAVVSGLTSLAGGAASWYRLGALNRVIIDMADGYLLVTAISAGSVLGVIADRSANLGTLAYEMTLFATRAGGALSPRLIAELKNAVQQ
- a CDS encoding DUF742 domain-containing protein; its protein translation is MTYPDSDDPVPPARPGVRPFLQSGSQHSTGGYTPTGEHPPVEASTNTLRPFVITAGRTDGGDPDIGMETQVTLVPGAPASRLSPETRAIVALCEESPISVAEISARLHLHLGVTRILVGDLRATGQLDVHVLDNDTPDPETIMRVIRGLRSIS
- a CDS encoding MDR family MFS transporter, encoding MSAPTLDQVEQQSPMTHREIMEALSGLLLVLFVAMASSTIVSTALPKIIGDLNGSQTQYTWVVTATLLTATATTPIWGKLSDLYSKKLLVQLSIVLFVLGSLAAGFTQTTEQLIAARAFQGLGMGGVQALVQVAIAAMIPPRERGRYNGYLGGVLALATVAGPLLGGVIVDTEALGWRWCFFIGAPFAVIALLVLQKTLHLPVIRRENVKVDYLGATLIAAGVSTILIWVSFVDDSFGWVSWQTFAMVGGGLALLGIATWVESRVAEPVVPLSIVRQRTTALAILGSLAVGMAMFGGSVFLGQYFQIGRGYSPTEAGLLMIPMMFGIMLSSTIAGKAMTKSGKIKPYVVAGTIILVIGFAGLSVLDHETPLWYIGSAMALVGIGVGMSMQNLVLAVQNTVSLKDIGAASSTVAFFRSLGGTIGVSVLGAVLARRVTDSITEQLTAMGVPAGGSSGTSSLNLSSLPESIQHVVRAAYGDATGHIFLISMGVAVIGVVAAVAMKPAKLRSTVDVSAPAKVPASTK
- a CDS encoding GTP-binding protein, with product MDFDPSANRVVGTARIPGAPEPKKAPVPVKIIVAGGFGVGKTTTVGAISEISPLTTEAEMTSESVGIDDPGQATMKTGTTVAMDFGVLTIDQTLKLYIFGTPGQTRFAFMWDDLVRGALGALVVVDTNRIDDCYPAVDYFERQGLPFVVGINTFNGQMSYSIDEVRWALAVREDVPVISFDARFRASVRDALLVVLDQALDKAIRMKS
- a CDS encoding dienelactone hydrolase family protein, translating into MSPSEIVVPAADGVAEAYFVTPDGAGPYPAVLIFMDAFGLRPRLMEMARRIAARGYAVLVPNLFYRDASGPLVAPEELTDGAKRGAAFGRLMPMIRALTPERITADATAYLDFLAGQEKVADGPAGLVGYCMGGRNGLIVTAALPDRIAALGSFHAGGMVTGAPDSPHTGVAAITAEVYIAHADNDGSMTPEQIKTLEAAFDAAGVTYTSELYEGAPHGFTMSDTSMHHEEGEQRHWEALFALLGRTLPVR
- a CDS encoding TetR/AcrR family transcriptional regulator produces the protein MATRLRADARRNRAALLAAAREVFAEQGLDASLDEIARRAGVGNATLYRRFPSRRHLIAEVFASHMTAAVHLAEQALEHPDPWAAFVGYLTRVCELQATDRGLAELLVTTAFDDDERLAALRVAAQRRAVDVLTRAQRAGRLRSDFTRDDLGLLMMANAGVAQHSADPHAWRRQLTLVIGGLGTRPA
- a CDS encoding TetR/AcrR family transcriptional regulator, with translation MSEAGLRERKKEATRQALYQAALRLALEHGPERITVEAIADEAGVSRRTFSNYFANKEEALFYGDLRRMRKLAGLVRARPVDEPPWAALTAAAGEFYGDRGDPDPEWISRSRLVRRHPSLAAAQVRIFAELERELAAEVAVRIKDPDPSGVRATLLAATFLAALRISLNVWLEDPTATSFWALAGEALADAGRGFAAQR
- a CDS encoding GGDEF domain-containing protein gives rise to the protein MVRSVDAEVLSAALLTIEDERSWDAQAELTRAISIEEAARVLGDPLLIARARLCQANMRMRSGDVAGAAEQIWQVHEWAVGNDARLLLARTHLIWACIHQYLGDSEQALEHALLSVELLDDESTTHMHIWHRTKLADALWAAGSMDAARLRYAQAEELAVLSGSPALLCLLNNHAYAEYDTGHQQRAEEVAKRLQRLADERGIPLEPAFLDTVGAIQIGNGRFAEAEATMRLCIERHAEGRHEDADALPEYLLTLAQAQRGLRAYSRAQESLDECRALCTERDLVDVLARAHQEQAELHAARGEFAEAFAVHKTFFTAYQNLHSLQREARTRTRQAMFETVEARQEAERFREQARRDPLTGLHNRRHVDEVLPVLIASDPALTIALVDLDHFKQVNDRLSHSVGDQVLVKVAALIADGAAAVCPEGFTARIGGEEFLVVLPGTLPARAFALLDGIRRTIREHDWRDLTHGLPVTVSIGVAAAADVPAPTQPTLLSTADGHLYSAKHAGRDRVVSAASRGYASAA
- the wecB gene encoding non-hydrolyzing UDP-N-acetylglucosamine 2-epimerase, which translates into the protein MSRREAHLVGGTHPEAVRLAPVALAMRAAGLLEPVLLAAGEHATTVTGALAAFGLEPDITLQAEPSAGGRAEALTAMVRELDELWSVRTPAAVLVQGDTTTSMAGALAAFWRRIPVVHLGSGLRSGDLESPFPEEGDRRLVAQVSALHLAPTPLAAMNLLDERIPARDVLITGDTVVDATLALAGRKQPFENPDVAAARATGTNRLILVTARCHDRILAAVRELIGRYPDIDVILPGHPDPAVRSQVDTVLAGVDRVTVTGPLSYPDLSRLLSEAYLLLTDSGGPLEEAPSFGVPALVLRDGTERVESPHTDCAKPVGPDTALIVSEASTLLDSRFRRDAMTAGGNPYGDGLAARRTAQATAALLGLAPVPEAMPVTPHIPDAILNG
- a CDS encoding VOC family protein encodes the protein MAYDFQIVVDCAEPHTLADWWAETLGWNVEPQDEAFIKEMVAKGFATDEETTHHRGRLVWRTGAAIRHPETDQRVLFQFDAAAKSVKNRVHLDVFVGADQRDAVRDRLVERGATFLWAGRQGPHSWLTMADPESNEFCVT